The window ATAGTTCATTTTTCATCATTGGAGTTCCAATCGAGTTTATAGTCCCCTATTTGATTGTTTTTGGTGTCGTACTATATCTAGCCAACAAATATTCCGATAAGACATTAAGATTCTATAAAAATAGTAAAGATATAATTTTTGTTGATCTCGGATGGTTTTCCAACATCTGCTATATATTGGCCACCGTAACGCGTATAGTCATTACTTCTCTTGGCATAATTTTGAGGCTTGGATTACTCGAAAAAATAGGAATGGATTCTGAATTGACTTTCTTTTTCTTTGGAGAGGCCATATCGATATTTATACTGGTTACAATCATTTTTGACTTTTTATTAATTTACGGTAAAGCTGTGTTAGCCGGTATGCACAGAAGAATGTTAGTTCATTATAAGTTGATATTGAGTGGAAAAGAACAAGTAAAAGAGGAAACCAAATAGATTTTTTACATCCTCATTAGAATTATCTCGAATTTAACTTTTGTATATTCGGCGACTCAAGTTGACGTCGATATTATTATTAATATCCCATCCAAGAATATTTTTTTGGATCAAAGGGCAATCTCGATTTCGAACAACAACTATTTGAATTCTCACTGCTGCCGGATATTTCTAGTATATCAGAATCGATTAAGCAATAATAATGCAACAGCATATGATAATTGATTTGATTATGGGATATGTTATAGCCTATGCCTAATATTTCTTAATTTTTTTGTATATAGATAAAACTGATCAGAGTAATCAATTGATTCGAAACTAAGAAATTTTCTCAAATCGAGAAATGTCGGTAAAAAAACCTGAATATTATCAAATCGCTTATCATTATGATATTTCTCTAACAAGAGATAAATGACTTTCGAGTACAACGACCTTTTAATACAACTAAAGTAACTAATCTGTATCACAGATTTTTTGTCAAAGCTATCTTGACTAACAATCGTTTTTATCATTACAACTCCTACTATTCTATTATCTTCATTTAAAACAATCAATAATTCATTACCCTTGATGAGTAAAACTAAATTTGAATAATTCATATTGGATTTATAGAATCTCCAGGAATCAAAATATCTATCATCCATAAACTTTGTAGTATTAGGATTAGATAAGTATCTGAGAATCTTGGGGACGTCAGCCAACTGTGGTGTCTTTATAACCAATTTCAATGATAGCATATTTGTAGATGTGGATAATTTCTTGCCAGTAAATCCTAATTTTTCTATATTTACATTATAATAATTGCAGTCGAAGAGTTTCAAAAATCCTAATTTTTCTAGCATTTTTTGCGAGGCAAAATTACCTTGAGAAACTAAAGCACAGCATTCATTTAGGTTATTCTCGATTCCATAATTAATACTATGATTTAAGAGGGCGGTAGCAAAACCATTGTTTCTATATAACTTACTTATCCTTAATCCTTCAATCCACAATGAATTATTTGAACATTTGAGAATATGGATGATTCCTACGAAATCTGATTTTGAAATTAAAGATGATAAATGAGTTTCACAGACAAATAACAGACCCGATGGCTCACATATCCAATTATCCCAAACTCTATCAATATAATCCCCCCATGCAAATGTATTCATGCAAAAATCCAGGACTTTATTTTTGTCAGAGGATCTAGCCCTACGGATATTCATGTCAAGAATGATCAAAGAACTCCCGAATATTATTTAATATACCGATCCAAATCATCATAATCCCTATATGTTACTAAATGTAATTTTTCAAAATGATATAAAGAATATTCAACCATCAAGGGGGACAATCCAAATGAAAAACCAAGAATAGAGTAGTTAGATTCCTTCTGTTTTATGAGATTTAAGAAATCTTTCGAGTGGTGCTAGAGGGAGATGAGAGATATTTGATAAATCTTTTAGACATTGATCTTTTAGTTTATTATAAAGTAAAATATATCCAAACTATATGCTGAAGAGTACGTATGACTATATTCTAACAATTTGCTACGTTTGGTTGATTATTATCGGTTTTTTTATAGTCATTACATTTGAAATAATGATTCTTTTAGGTTTCATATTCCCTCTTCTCATAATAATCATACTAAACAGAGAAAAGAAAATCAATATCAAAAATAGCAGCAAAAATCGAGATAGAGAGGGGAACCCTACATTGTGATAGCTAAGTTCTTGTTTTCTTAATAATTTTGAATAGGATAGAATTGATAAATTTTGAATATCTTTAAAAAAATAGAGATATTTGTTACTTGCTAATCAAAATCAAAAAAGTCGTTGAAAAATCCTCGTCTTTTCTTTTTGTAACCATGCTGACCAGATTCATAACGATGATCGTCATCATGATCATGATCATAGTCGTCGTTTCTGTATTGTCTTATTTCCCTTGGATGATCGTCATAATTTCCAGGACGTTCATTTGAATATGTAGGACGTTCATTTGAATATGTAGGACGTTCATTTGAATATGTAGGATCCTCATCATATTTTTTTGAAGCATTAGCGATTTTTTCTATTTCACCTCTATCTAGCCATATACCTTTACAAGACGGGCAGAAATCGATATCAACTCCATATCTTTGATTGGTTCTCATCATGGTTGAACAATTAGGACAAGTTAATTCGTTAACCATACAGAAAATAAGATTTTTCCAATATTAATCTATTTTGTCGTAAATCTTATCGAGATAAGATAATGTTATCCGATAATAATTAATGTATTCATTACTTTGTAACAACAAACAACATTTTTAATGCCTTTTTACATAAACATCGAGAATTGTACGCGTAAAATTGAAAAGCCTTTTAATTAATTGCATTGTAATTACTTCATGAAACTGAATGGAAAAGTAACTATAATTACAGGTGCATCGGGTGGGATTGGAAAATCAGTAGCACAAAAAGTTCTTGAAGAAGGTAGTAAAGTAGTTTTAGTTTCTAGAAATAAAAATAAATTAAAAAAAACAGTAGAGGAGTTGGACAAGAATGATAATTTGATATATGTAGCAGCTGATGTATCTCATGAATCTGAAGTATTAAGTGTCATTGAACAAACTTTGACTGCTTTCGATAAAATAGATAATCTCGTAAATTGTGCAGCAATAATTAATGATCCTACACCATTTCATTTGATGACTGAAGATCAATGGACAAACTTGATGAATGTTAATCTGAAAGGAACGTTTCAGCCTATCAAAGCAGTGATTCCCTTGATGATCGAACAAAAATCAGGTAATATAATCAATATATCATCATTATTGGGAATAAGAGCCATACCAAAAGTACCATTTTCAGTATATGGTGTCACAAAGGCAGGTATCATAATGTTAACCAAAAGTATAGCAGTAGAATACGGACAATACAATATAAGATGTAATTGTATAGCACCATCGACTATTCGCAGTCCTATGATGGAGCCCTATTTACAGGACGAAAACGCAAAAAGGATGTTAGAGGGATCATTTCCATTAAAAAGAATTGGCGATCCAGAGGATGTTGCTAATGCCATTTTATTTTTAGCTTCAGATGATTCAAAATGGATAACCGGAACAGTGATGACGCTAGATGGAGGAATATCAGCTAAACTATAATATCTTCAAAGCAAAAAATAATGAGATATTGTTAAATACTTATTTTTTTCCATTAAATTTTGATTTCTTAATAGTTTTGTAAGTACTGTCCTATTGTACGCCTCAAATTTCTTGAAATCAGGAACCACTAATGAACAATTCACGGAATAATATTTGAAACTCTTTATTCTTTATTAGAATTAGTTATTAAGAAAACTATTTTATAAATAGGCGACAAAGTAGTTAGTATAATCGATAACTGTCATATCAGACAGTATATACAAAAAAGGAAATATCATGAAAATAGTTAAAAATAGAAAATACAAAAATAATTAATATTTGTTTCACTAGTCATGTTTTAAATTGCTAAAATACTGCAAACCAGTTCTTCTTTAATATAACCCTAAAGTCTCAGATGAAAGTGAGAGTCGCTGGGGGAATCACTCCAATTATATTCCAAATGCCAGAGAAAAATAAATCTCAAATTCCATACCGAAGGATTGAAACGTTACTGTCTTTGTGTTTGTAGTTGTAAGTGCAGTTCTCTGAAAGGTTAATCCATTAGAACAAGATTGAAATCGAAAGAATCAGGCTGACGCAGCAGGTACAACCCACACTCTGAAAGGTTAATCCATTAGAACAAGGATTCAATAATTAATAATGAATTATGATGTAAGTTATTGTTTATTTATTAACCAAACTCCAAATTCTTTTGTAATTTACTAGACTTTATATTTATTTATTTATTTTTATTAAATACTATTAATTTCTTATAAAATTTATTTTATTATTGTGAATCAATATTCTTCTTATATTTTACGCTATAGTAAGGAAAAGATACAAAATGACGGATTTGACGGAGAAATGACGAGAAATTCTATTTACTTATAAACCTAGTCACATTAATATAATTATTATAGATTTAATTGATCAAAGTCGTTAAAAGAATCACTAGTGATACAAGAGTGGCTACAAGGTAAAACAAGGGACATAATAGCAAAAGAAACCGGCATTAGTCAAGGTAGTGTCACAGGGATAATTACAGAATGGAAAGAAAGAACGGTAAATCCAGATATAGAAAATTTAAGAGAATTTGCCATTTGGTTAAAAAATCAGGCATTACGGTTGGTGAATGCGCAGAAGGGTTTAGGAATGCAAAATGTTGAAATTATTAGGAGTGGATGACGATGAAAAATTTTCTTCTTTTATTAGAGACATTTATTTAATTTGTACACATAATAAAATAACTCCAGATTTCATAGGTAAGCTTATTTACGATCTAATAGATTTTTCAAAATCAAATGAAAATATCGACCCTAAGGAAATGAATCCACATACCGAAAGAGGAATGGATTTACTTGATGGATCTGTTAATTTCACAGGATTTCAACATGAAAGCGGCAAGGAATTGAATGGTCAAATAGAAAAAGCAGAAACTAACAAATACATAAAAAGGAAAGAAAACAAGCCTTTGTCTCTTTCAGAAATTCCCCATTATCTGGATCAAATGATATTAGAGAAGGATGGGTTGAAGCAGAAAATTAACGGCTCAAAGGCAGTATTAATAGATTTGAATAACACCAAGGAACAAATTATTAATAGAATTCAAGACCTATACAAGAAAGAAAAATCAGTAAAATTTTTTATCAAATGGTACCATCGATTAAAAAAAAGAACTATATGATAAATATTTAATTGATGTAAATGATATCCACAGGTTTGCAATTTTAGTTGAAAATTTTTAAAATTTTGGATTTGAAGCTTCTGAAATAATACAAACATTTTGGTATATCGATTCTGTTAATTCAAGAAAACAATTCCTTGAATATGAAATTAAGTTATATGAAGACAGATTAAAAAAGCAGAAAATTCCTACTTGCATTTCGAATCGCTTGCAAACATCAATAGTCAAACTATGAACATATATGAAGAATTGGAGCGTATGGGACTGGGTCTTAAAGAGCTTAAACAACTTTGGCTTACAATTCAAGAAATAGGAGAAGCTAATAAGATACCTAATGACCTTGCTGTATTAAGATTTTTGAAGGATATTGAAGATAATTACGATAACAAGCTTGGTTTTGAAAGTAAAGTGATTGAAAAGAAAAATGAGTTAAATGCAGTAAACAATGAAAAAAAACTATAATAGAATTTTGCTTTCTTTACAGCCATTTTGGGGACAAAAATTATCATACATATTTCAGAACGGGTTTGATGAAGAAGATATAGTAAATATGAATAAAATGGTTGTAAATTGTGTTAATAGGTATAATAATATAATTGCTAGTAAGCAAACTAATTATATTAATTTCATTAGTAACAATAATGAAGATAACAAAAACAATGTCAAAATAACCAAATCAGAGTTTTGGACATATTTGATTTCAGATATTGAAAATCTACAAGATTTAAGGTTATCCATATTAAGTCATACAAAGAAGTTAAATGATCTAAGGCAGGAAATCATAACGATAACAAAACAAAAACAGGGAATAGAAATGTCTACTTATAAAAATCCGTGTATTTATGTGGTTAGTGTATTAAACAATAGTAACTATTTTCTCTTTTTTTAATCAACAATCATTTACTCTTTCTTTATTAGAACTATTTACTTGATAACCAGAAAATATGCGTTGTAAATATTAGTAATTTCAGATCAGAACTTTATTCATAACAAACTATTTGATAATATCTAGACATACTAAGTCAAATGAATATAATTTTTTAATGCCTTTGACAAAACTTTTGATAATTTAATACATTTTGAAGGTATTAGAATAGTTATTTAGCAACTATCTATAAACCGTATTGAATAATCTGTTTATCAGTGTTTAAATTTTTACTTTTGGTAGGTATATTTAATTAAATTGATCATATTACGAATAAAAATTTCTCATTAATACAAGGCTTTAAGATGTCAAATATTTAAAAATCATAAAGGGTAGAACATCAGAATATGGGATTAAACCTAAAACCATTGATTACATCTAATCCTATTAGAATTTCTGATTTGGATGGAAAAGTGGTTGCGATAGATGCTTTCAATGTAATTTATCAATTCTTAGCGACAATTAGAGGCCCGACCGGAGAATTACTGGCAAATAACCAAGGAGAACCCACCAGTCATCTCAGTGGACTTTTTTATAGAAACATAAATTTACTTAGTGATGGGGTCAAATTGGTATATATTTTTGACGGATTACCTAACAGATTGAAATCAGGAGAAATTGAAAGAAGAAGAAAAGTCAAAGAAGAAGCAACTGAAAAGTATAACGTGGCATTAGAAGAGGGAAGAATGGATGATGCAAAAAAATTTAGTCAGGGGACTTCAGTTCTAACCTCCCAAATGATTGAAGAATCAAAATACTTGTTGTCATTGATGGGAATTCCATATATTAATGCAAAGTCAGAAGGGGAAGCAACCGCCGCACTCCTATCTAAAAAGGATCTAGCATATTCATCTGTGAGTCAAGATTATGATTCAATACTATTTGGTGCGAAAAGGTTGATAAGGAATTTGACAGTCAGTGGGAAACGAAAAATCCCAAATAGAAATGTGTATGTTGATATTGTACCAGAAATAATTGAGTACTCTCAAGTACTAAAGACTAATAATCTAACTCACCAGCAGCTTGTAGATGTTGGAATCTTGATTGGTACTGACTTCAATCCCGATGGATTTAGTGGTATCGGTCCTAAAAATGCTCTAAAATTGATACAAAAGTACAAGAAGCTTGAAGAGATAGAAAAAATAAAAACAGAACTATCAACCACTCCATACAATGAAATAAGGGAAATATTTCTGAACCCTCAGGTTACTGACCTAGAGGACTTAAATATTGAATTTAATGAGATAGAGAAGGAAAAAATTATAAAATATCTCTGGGATGAGAAAAATTTTTCCAATGAGAGAGTTATCAACCACTTGGGAAGGCTTGAAAAAAGCATTATTAAGAAAAGTCAATCTCTTGACAAATGGTTTTAAGAAAAAAAGTAGGTGATTTTGATACAAATAACAGTTATGTGGATAGAGATACTATAATGAGGAATCAGAATGTATCAACTAATTATCAACTAATTATCAGATATATTTATTTTAGATTTTTTCAACACTATATTTTTTTCTGATTTGAATCTTTCTAAATCATAACTATTCATATCTACAAATTTGATGCCTTCAGAAATAACAGGATTGACCTGTTTTATCAGTGAATACATCTTCTGACAAGCATTTCTATAATCTGGATGGCCCTGTGGGGTTGTCCGTAGTTCAATCATATGACATGCTTCACGAAGATTCATTTTTATAAAATACGGATACCTATAAGCAAAATTTACAGCGTATTGTGCTTCTGCAGGCATTGTAGATGAGATTAACTTGTATGTATCACCACTGTGATACATACAATCATTATAGTCCTTTTCTATTCCTAGTTCATTTATTTCCTCTGGAATATCAAACCCATACTTTGTAGATAACAACTGTCGACTCATGGTCAAAAGTCTATGCCTATGAAGATCCCTAAACATTCCATAATTAGTTACTAATTCAAACGAATAATCAATGACCTCAAAAGCTCTTCCAGGTCTATGTCTTCTATTTTCTCTAAAATGAGAATAAGCACGGATAATCTCATGTCGCTTTTCTCCAGAGAAAGTAGTAACAAGATCTAGTAAAAGAGACATTAATAAACCTCTACCATATTCATGCAAAATAGAAGCAACCAATTTAATTTCTGCTTCAATATTGGGAACATGATAAAGCAATTTAACGTCTATGAAACTTTTGATATTATTAGAAGTATTGACTAAAAGATCATTATCAGAAACCTTATATTTTTGATAAAGATCCTTATCCAGAATTCTTGAAATGGATTTCTCGGTATTATCAAGATAATTGTAATATGAAATACTGTGTTTATCTTTTGATCGCTTGATAAATGGTTCGATGTACTTTTCCAGTTCTTTATATAATAAATCACCTAGCTTTTTGATTT of the Candidatus Nitrosocosmicus arcticus genome contains:
- a CDS encoding GNAT family N-acetyltransferase, which translates into the protein MNIRRARSSDKNKVLDFCMNTFAWGDYIDRVWDNWICEPSGLLFVCETHLSSLISKSDFVGIIHILKCSNNSLWIEGLRISKLYRNNGFATALLNHSINYGIENNLNECCALVSQGNFASQKMLEKLGFLKLFDCNYYNVNIEKLGFTGKKLSTSTNMLSLKLVIKTPQLADVPKILRYLSNPNTTKFMDDRYFDSWRFYKSNMNYSNLVLLIKGNELLIVLNEDNRIVGVVMIKTIVSQDSFDKKSVIQISYFSCIKRSLYSKVIYLLLEKYHNDKRFDNIQVFLPTFLDLRKFLSFESIDYSDQFYLYTKKLRNIRHRL
- a CDS encoding zf-TFIIB domain-containing protein, which gives rise to MVNELTCPNCSTMMRTNQRYGVDIDFCPSCKGIWLDRGEIEKIANASKKYDEDPTYSNERPTYSNERPTYSNERPGNYDDHPREIRQYRNDDYDHDHDDDHRYESGQHGYKKKRRGFFNDFFDFD
- a CDS encoding SDR family NAD(P)-dependent oxidoreductase, whose translation is MKLNGKVTIITGASGGIGKSVAQKVLEEGSKVVLVSRNKNKLKKTVEELDKNDNLIYVAADVSHESEVLSVIEQTLTAFDKIDNLVNCAAIINDPTPFHLMTEDQWTNLMNVNLKGTFQPIKAVIPLMIEQKSGNIINISSLLGIRAIPKVPFSVYGVTKAGIIMLTKSIAVEYGQYNIRCNCIAPSTIRSPMMEPYLQDENAKRMLEGSFPLKRIGDPEDVANAILFLASDDSKWITGTVMTLDGGISAKL
- the fen gene encoding flap endonuclease-1 — its product is MGLNLKPLITSNPIRISDLDGKVVAIDAFNVIYQFLATIRGPTGELLANNQGEPTSHLSGLFYRNINLLSDGVKLVYIFDGLPNRLKSGEIERRRKVKEEATEKYNVALEEGRMDDAKKFSQGTSVLTSQMIEESKYLLSLMGIPYINAKSEGEATAALLSKKDLAYSSVSQDYDSILFGAKRLIRNLTVSGKRKIPNRNVYVDIVPEIIEYSQVLKTNNLTHQQLVDVGILIGTDFNPDGFSGIGPKNALKLIQKYKKLEEIEKIKTELSTTPYNEIREIFLNPQVTDLEDLNIEFNEIEKEKIIKYLWDEKNFSNERVINHLGRLEKSIIKKSQSLDKWF
- a CDS encoding FAD-dependent thymidylate synthase; translated protein: MDQENFNNEERKKIESHFSNSDRSVFVIITPHQVDRGALMSRYSRTDKTMRRIFIDEFLPNPNRGLEFYNRVLLEYGDESVAELGTAQCALEWISNISAQKIEDHRIGLSFLEKSSRYVAFDKKINGVYKYFRDEKIMSSVYADKYIQSCDLAFETYSKNILPMRQYLKEKIPIDNLTFYDSGTKTDNLFSHLKNSIDIDSAKKIYNSSIKAKALDILRNLLPSSTLTNLAITGNGRAFEYLLFNMNSSELGEIKKLGDLLYKELEKYIEPFIKRSKDKHSISYYNYLDNTEKSISRILDKDLYQKYKVSDNDLLVNTSNNIKSFIDVKLLYHVPNIEAEIKLVASILHEYGRGLLMSLLLDLVTTFSGEKRHEIIRAYSHFRENRRHRPGRAFEVIDYSFELVTNYGMFRDLHRHRLLTMSRQLLSTKYGFDIPEEINELGIEKDYNDCMYHSGDTYKLISSTMPAEAQYAVNFAYRYPYFIKMNLREACHMIELRTTPQGHPDYRNACQKMYSLIKQVNPVISEGIKFVDMNSYDLERFKSEKNIVLKKSKINISDN